The Papaver somniferum cultivar HN1 chromosome 6, ASM357369v1, whole genome shotgun sequence genome segment ATATAATTCATCTAACACATGAATCCACGCTAATCCACGTAGTTCTTGATTTAATACATCACATGTAAAGCTTTCATTCAAGTGAAAATGCACCAGTGTCTCTTAGTGACTTGTGCGTCCAAAGATCAAATCCCACCAAGATTATTTAAACAATTTAAAGTTtcattttcccagtcagaagtccGGAAAAACTAATAAGTGATGACTGTCGAGACTTACAGACATCAGTTAAAGGAACGATGAGGCCAAGGAATAACAAAATTTAAGCTGCCATTATACCTAAAATTGATAGACGAGCAATATGTACTTGGCGTTTGGATAGTAGTTTACACCGCGAATACTAACGAAAATATATAATCTATAGGTATTTGCAATAATAATATGTTAATAAATTCTCAATAAAATTATGCGATATTTTGATTGAATAAAAATCCAGCACCTTTTAGACAGTCTAATTTTATTTTGAAACTACGCATTTAAAAAGTTATCAAACTTAGAAGGGTAAAATGGCAACTCGGACATGAGGGTGAAAGTCTTGCATTATTTCCAAAAAGAGTTGTCACTCTGGAATTGGAATAGCCGTgggtaggggtgtgcaacggacagacggttgcggattaggggtcacccgcaaccaaaccgtccaagttgcggatttgaaaaatcaaaccgtgaccggcccaatcatccgcggatccgcggattatacgggccggttgcggattaaccgcggatttggtaagaaaaaacaaaaaaaaaactgtcaagcaagaaaagaagaaaactcaaATTCCCAACTCATCATCACATCTCTGCTCATTGAGCAGCGGAGTCTCGGCTCTTTGGTTCGATCCAGTTCCCATGTTGGGCCTGCTTGCTTAGTGACATCAAGCTAAAGAAGCAATCCATTTTTGATATGGGCTTAGTGACATCACATTCAATTAGCTGGGCTTAGTGGCTTATAGCTAATGGAGCAGAGTCAGATGCtgtgcgggtgaatccgcggttttcaatattcaaccgcacccaaaccgctaaaacgtgcggatttgagaatcccatccgtgtccggcccatacgttTTGCGGTTTGTATGAAATCCACAATTTTATAGacggatacgggtcaaatccgcggttccggtttttatgcttACCCCTAGCGGTGGGCGATGAGTTTGGACTTTGGACTCAATTTTTCAAGCTGTCACGCAGTGCAATGGGCCTAGCATCACTCAATCCCGTGCCGACTCCGATTTCAAGAAAACCCTAATCCAAGAAGTTACCCAATATAGCGTGTATCCTGGAATAAACTTGTTTCCATAACCAAACAGATCCAATCTCCAGGGCGGctacttgtctataaataccacaCTATGGGTTCTCGGTTTAATTTTTTTCTCAATTGGACTCCTCTGTCTCTCGGTCTTCTTCATTTCGTCTGAGATCGATTATCTGATCTCCTCAGACAAACAGTGTTTTACTCACTTACTCAAAACGAACAATCAAAGATAGACAAATCGTaaataaaactaacaaaaaaaaaattgatttcgcAAGTTatctgaaccctaattttgatttccGAGTGATTTGAAATCAAATATCCATTAGCCATGGATATGCGATTTCCTTTCTCTCCTGCTGAGGTTGCTAAAGTCCGAATGGTTCAGTTCGGTATCCTCAGTCCAGATGAGATTGTAAATCTTCTAAACtcttcaaattagggttactttgttgttttgatttcatttttgtttaatgtgtttgtttggttgtttgtttgcAGAGGCAAATGTCGGTTGTACAGATCGAACACAGTGAAACAACTGAACGAGGGAAACCTAAACCAGGAGGATTAAGTGATACTCGATTAGGAACAATTGATAGAAAGATGAAGTGTGAAACATGTACAGCTAACATGGCGGAATGTCCTGGACACTTTGGACACTTAGAACTTGCTAAACCTATGTTTCATATTGGGTTTATGAAGATTGTTCTTAGTATAATGCGATGTGTCTGCTTCAACTGTTCTAAAATCCTTGCAGATGAGGTTCGTTTCGAATTGAATTTGCAATTTAACTGTGAATTCTTTTCgaattgaatttgtgtttttactGTGAATTCGTTGGGGATGGTTACGGATAATTATGTCGAGCTTGTTTTTGTTGAAATTGGAGGTTTCTTGAagtttgaaaacgttttcttgACTGGTAAACTTTTGTTAAACTGAATATGGTGAGGTAATTACCTTTAAGCAGATGTTGGATTATGAAAGTTCAGGATTCTGTGATTCTTGTAGGATAGGTTTTAGGAGTTGTTGTTTGATGTTTTAGTGTTTAGAATAAGTTGTGAACGCGTTTGTAGATGGGAATCTTGAAACATTGATTTCAGAGTCCTGGGAAATATGGAAAGTTCTTTGGATGTTTTTTAGAGCTGGTTGCTTGGTGGTGTAAATATGTGTCACCTTTTTAAGTTTTTTGGTTTGATCACTTAGGAGGATCACAAGTTCAAGCAATCTCAGAGGATAAAGAATCCAAAACATCGACTAAGAAAGGTTCTTGATGCTTGTAAGAATAAAACAAAGTGTGATGGGGGTGATGAAATTGATGTCCAAGACGAAGATTTGGAAAAACCAGTGAAGAAGAGTAGAGGGGGTTGCGGTGCTCAACAACCAAAGCTCACTATTGAAGGTATGAAAATGATTGCAGAATACAAAATTCAAAGGAAGAAAACTGACGATCCCGAACAGCTTCCTGAACCTGTTGAAAGAAAACAACAGCTTACTGCAGAGAGGGTATATTGCTTGTGTCCCTGTCTCtttgttccttttcttttgcaTACCTTTCGGTTGCTCATTTATGTTGCCTCTTTTCCAGGTTTTGAGTGTCCTCAAGCGGATAAGTGACGAGGACTGTATATTGTTGGGTTTGAACCCTAAATATGCCCGCCCAGATTGGATGATTTTACAAGTCCTCCCTATACCTCCTCCTCCTGTGAGACCTTCTGTGATGATGGATACATCAGCTAGGAGTGAGGTAGCAACCTTTTCACGAATTGCCTTAAACTTTCCCTTACCACCGTGGAGAAATCTATCTTCATTTGAGCGAACTGTTGTCCTCAGTTTCTAATACTATGTTTATAACTCTTTGAACAGGATGATTTAACTCATCAATTGGCGATGATTATTAGACACAATGAGAATCTGAGGAAGCAGGAGAGAAATGGTGCTCCTGCCCACATTATTTCCGAGTTCGCACAACTATTACAGTTCCATATTGCAACTTATTTTGACAATGAGCTGCCTGGTCAACCAAGGGTACGCTACCATACCACACATGCATCTTCACGTGTTTGTATATTCTTGTTGGTTGTTAACTGGACTGTGCTTATTTTTCAGGCTACACAACGTTCTGGAAGACCAATCAAATCTATATGCAGTAGGCTTAAGGCGAAGGAAGGTCGAATTAGGGGTAACTTAATGGGGAAGCGTGTTGATTTTTCAGCTCGTACTGTCATCACGCcagatccaacaatcaacattgATGAACTGGGAGTCCCTTGGAGTATTGCTTTAAATCTGACATATCCAGAAACAGTGACACCCTATAACATTGAAAGGTATATCTTTTGGTTGCATCAGTATGATGGATTCATTAGTTTCCGACACTGACTGACTTGCCTAACCTTACAGGTTGAAGGAGCTTGTTGAATATGGGCCTCATCCTCCCGTTGGTAAAACTGGGGCAAAGTACATTATAAGGGAAGATGGACAGAGACTTGATCTTCGTTATTTGAAAAAAAGTAGTGATCATCATTTAGAGCTTGGATATAAGGTTTGGATTTACATCCCTTCTTCCGCTCTCTTTTCTGTCACAGATCTTTTGTTATGATGGATTTGCCCCTTATTTTCTCCAGGTAGAGAGACACTTGAATGATGGCGACTTTGTCCTTTTCAACCGTCAACCAAGTCTTCACAAAATGTCTATCATGGGGCATAGAATCAAGATTATGCCTTACTCAACCTTTCGTCTGAACTTGTCTGTAACTTCACCATACAATGCTGATTTTGATGGGGATGAGATGAACATGCATGTTCCTCAGTCATTTGAGACGAGGGCAGAAGTTCTGGAGCTCATGATGGTTCCTAAGTGCATCGTGTCACCTCAGTCAAATAGGCCTGTTATGGGTATTGTCCAGGACACACTCTTAGGGTGCCGGAAAATCACCAAAAGAGATACGTTTATAGAGAAGGTAGTGGGTTGCCCAATCTTCTGGTTTCATATAATGTTTTTTCAAATGTGCCCCTCTATGTTTTATTGCTCTTAAGACTCAAATTATATCATTCTTGTGTGTTGCAGGATGTCTTCATGAACATCTTGATGTGGTGGGAGGATTTTGATGGAAAAGTACCTGCTCCTACAATTTTGAAGCCTAGACCTCTCTGGACTGGAAAACAAGTCTTCAATCTCATTATTCCGAAGCAGATTAATCTTTTGAGAACCTCAGCGTGGCATTCAGAGAATGAAACTGGTTTTATAACACCAGGAGATACCCAGGTTAGAATAGAGAGGGGGGAGCTTCTCACAGGTACTTTGTGCAAGAAGGCCCTTGGAACATCTACTGGAAGTCTTATTCATGTCATCTGGTATGAGAATATATTGACCTTCGAATAAGTTATAATCTGCTTCCATATTGTAATTGGTTTTTGAACTGTTTTGGGTACATGTTCCTGTATGCAGGGAAGAAGTTGGTCCTGATGCTGCTCGTAAGTTCTTGGGTCACACTCAGTGGCTTGTTAACTACTGGCTTTTACAGAATGGTTTTAGCATTGGAATTGGAGACACGATCGCTGACGCCTCAACCATGGAGAAAATTAACGATACAATTTCAAAAGCGAAAAATGAAGTCAAAGATCTTATCAGAATGGCCCAGGAGAAGAGTTTAGAACCTGAACCTGGGCGAACTATGATGGAATCGTTCGAGAACAGAGTGAATCAGGTATGCAatattattgttatttgttttcaCCATGTTGTGCTCACTTTAGCAATGTCTGCTGTTTCCTAAAGTACCAATGCTCTTTCAGGTGTTGAACAAAGCTCGTGACGATGCTGGAAGTAGTGCTCAGAAGAGTTTGTCTGAGAGTAATAATCTCAAGGCTATGGTTACAGCAGGATCAAAAGGAAGTTTTATTAACATATCGCAGATGACTGCTTGTGTCGGACAGCAGAATGTAGAGGGGAAGCGGATTCCTTACGGATTCATTGATCGAACACTACCTCATTTTACTAAGGATGACTATGGGCCTGAAAGTCGTGGGTTTGTGGAGAATTCATACTTGCGGGGTCTGACTCCACAAGAGTTCTTTTTTCACGCTATGGGAGGTAGAGAAGGTCTGATTGATACTGCTGTGAAAACTTCTGAGACGGGGTATATCCAGAGGCGTCTTGTGAAGGCTATGGAGGACATTATGGTCAAATATGATGGCACTGTCCGGAATTCTTTAGGAGATGTCATTCAATTTCTTTATGGAGAGGATGGTATGGATGCTGTTTGGATCGAGTCTCAGAAGCTGGACTCCTTGAAAATGAAGAAACCTGAGTTTGATAAGGTTTATAGGTTTGAGTTTGATGATGACAATTGGACTCCAAATTACATGCAATCAGATTATGTTGAAGATCTGAAAAATATTAGAGAGTTCCGTCATGTGTTTGACGCAGAAGTTAAGAAATTGGCAGATGATCGGCTCCAGCTTGGAACTGAGATCACTACCACTGGTGACAATTCTTGGCCCATGCCTGTGAACTTAAGGAGGCTCATTTGGAACACACAGAAGACCTTTAAGGTTGATCCGAGAAGGCCTTCTGATATGCACCCCATGGAGATTGTGGAAGCTATTGATAAACTTCAGGAAAGGCTGAAAGTTGTTCCTGGTGACGATTCAATGAGTATGGAGGCTCAGAAGAATGCTACCCTGTTCTTCAACATTTTGCTGCGTAGCACTTTTGCGAGTAAGAGGGTGTTGAAAGAACACCACCTGACACGTGAAGCATTTGATTGGGTTATTGGTGAAGTTGAGTCTCGTTTTTTACGGTCATTAGTTGCTCCCGGTGAAATGATTGGTTGTGTTGCAGCACAGTCTATTGGCGAACCTGCTACTCAGATGACGCTTAACACCTTCCACTATGCTGGAGTGAGTGCGAAGAATGTGACCCTCGGTGTTCCCAGGTTAAGAGAAATTATTAACGTTGCCAAGAAAATCAAAACACCATCTCTCTCTGTTTATCTGAAACCCGAGGTTAATAAGACAAAAGAAAGGGCTAAGAATGTTCAGTGTGCTCTGGAATACACTACTTTGCGTAGTGTAACTCAAGCTACTGAGGTATGGTATGATCCGGATCCAATGGGCACCATTATtgaagaagatattgattttgtcaAGTCCTACTATGAAATGCCTGATGAAGAGGTTGCACCAGAGAAAATTTCTCCCTGGCTTCTTAGGATTGAGTTAAATCGTGAAATGATGGTGGACAAAAAATTGAGCATGGCCGACATTGCAGAAAAAATCAACCTCGAGTTTGATGATGATTTGACCTGTATATTTAATGACGACAATGCTGAAAAACTGATCCTCCGTATCCGTATCATGAATGATGAGGCTCCCAAAGGAGAGTCACTGGATGAATCTGCGGAAGATGACGTTTTCCTCAAGAAGATTGAGAGTAACATGTTGACCGAAATGGCCCTTAGAGGAATACCAGATATCAATAAGGTTTTCATCAAGAGCGGGAAAGTTAATAGATTTGATGAGGATGAAGGATTCAAGCCAGAGGTTGAGTGGATGCTGGATACTGAAGGTGTTAATTTGTTGGCTGTTATGTGccatgaagatgttgatgccacAAGGACTACGAGTAACCACTTAATTGAAGTGATAGAGGTTCTTGGTATTGAGGCAGTTCGTCGATCCCTCTTGGATGAGTTGCGAGTCGTTATTTCATTTGATGGATCTTATGTCAACTATAGGCACTTGGCTATCTTATGTGACACCATGACGTACAGGGGTCATTTGATGGCCATCACCCGTCATGGTATCAATAGGAATGATACCGGGCCAATGATGAGATGCTCATTTGAAGAAACCGTCGACATTCTTTTGGATGCTGCCGTGTATGCTGAAACAGATCATCTGAGAGGAGTTACTGAAAACATCATGCTTGGTCAGCTTGCGCCAATTGGGACTGGAGATTGTTCCTTGTACCTGAATGATCAAATGCTACAGCAAGCTATTGAGCTTCAATTGCCAAGTTATATGGAAGGTCTCGATTTTGGCATGACGCCTTCGCGTTCGCCAATCATGGGAACCCCATATCACGAGGGAATGATGTCACCAAATTACTTGCTGAGCCCTAATGCTCGCTCCTCGCCAATATCAGATGCTCAGTTTTCTCCATATGTCGGCGGGATGGCATTCTCTCCTACTTTATCTCCGGGGTACAGTCCATCATCTCCAGGCTACAGCCCGTCATCTCCTGGATACAGCCCGACCTCTCCCGGATACAGCCCGACCTCTCCTGGATACAGCCCAACTTCTCCTGGATACAGCCCGACCTCTCCTACATACAGCCCCAGCTCTCCTGGTTACAGTCCAACAAGTCCTGCATATTCTCCAACCAGCCCATCTTATTCCCCCACATCACCAAGTTATAGTCCCACTTCCCCGAGCTATAGCCCCACTTCTCCAAGTTACAGCCCCACTTCCCCAAGCTATAGCCCCACTTCCCCCAGTTACAGCCCCACTTCCCCCGCTTACAGCCCCACTTCTCCAGTCTATAGCCCTACCTCGCCATCATACAGTCCTACGTCACCATCATATAGTCCCACCTCGCCGTCCTACAGCCCCACCTCGCCATCCTACAGCCCCACCTCGCCATCATACAGCCCCACCTCTCCTGCATACAGTCCGACGTCTCCTGGGTACAGTCCGACATCTCCGAGCTACAGTCCCACATCTCCCAGCTACAGTCCCACATCTCCTAGTTATCATCCTTCATCGGCGAAGTACAGTCCATCTTTGGCATACTCTCCAAGCAGTCCAAGAATATCACCGTCTAGCCCATACAGTCATACATCTCCAAATTACAGGTGACTACTAAATGTTCATTTTCCTATCTGAATGTCACATAGGAACAAGGTTGCATCAAATATCTTGCTGTAGCTTTATGTTCATGTTTAGCCATTTGATCGGAAGGCTTTGAGATGGCTAAAGTGTGCTCTGGTTGGCTTTCCCTGCTGACTCGTTATGGTTTACTTGTTCAGTGTTTTTCACTAGGTGAATTAGAGCGCCAGGATTAGCTATCAATCTTTGATATTAAGTCTGTTGATTTTTGTTATCTTAATATATGTTGCTTCTTGTGTAGTCCAACATCACCGTCGTACTCACCGACTTCTCCATCTTACTCTCCTCCAAGTCCAACATACAGTCCCAGCAGGTCAGATTctcaatttttatgttttcagtGTTTTACCTTGTTTTCCCTGAAGTATAAATAGTGTTATAGAAAACATTTTTGAGATGTAGAAAGAAAATTGAGATGTAGAAAGAAATAATGCATGTAATTAGTAATATATGGCATTTTCAGTTGAACTAACTTCTTTGGCCTTTTTGATCATTTTCTGCTGCAGTCCTGGAGCGAACCCGGACTATAGCCCTAGTTCTCCACAGTTTAGGTAAGCAACTTTTTGTTACATCTAACTTCATTCAACTTGTCTGTTATGGTAGTTCCCCACTTAATAATGCTTTCTCACTGAAACAGCCCGAGTGCGGGGTATTCACCAACTGCTCCGGGCTACTCACCGTCATCCACCAGTCAGTTAACTCCAGAGACGAGCAACAAGGATGATGGAAGCACACGTTAAGTTGGAGATGTCATAATTGTAATAGGCAGGACAGCTGTGATAGCCAAGTCCCATGTAGAATATACTATTTTCTTATATCATGTGCATTTGTTAAAGCTGTTTGGTTTAGGGCTGAATTTGATCTGTGTCCTGATGAAAGTAGGGCCTTGATTAATTGATTTAAATCCTGGTTAAAACCCTGGAAACTGGAATGATTGGAAGGAAGTTTTTAGTGTTATTTGATGATATATACGGAATTTGAAAAGATCAAACCCAACCACTCCCTAGTATcacaatgatttttattttttttcatgtgATCAATGTACTTCCCTTTGAAACTTTCCTCGACATCATTGATCATTGTCCTTTAATTTGAAACTTTCCTCATCTTGGAAGGAAGTTTTTAGTATTATTTGTTGATATGTCTATGTTTTATGTCAAGCTCGAGGTTTGCTTGTATTAGGCTCAGCAGACGAGCCTATATGGTACAAGCTGAGTCAAGTTTAAGCTTGAGTTTCTCCAAAGCATGAACTACCATCCTGAGCTTGAATAATGATTTTATGCGGCGGCAGCTAAACAAATTCCTTCGGCTACATGTACGGTTGCCTTATTAACTTTTTTTTGGGGCTTGCCCAGGTGAACATGGATAATCTGAAATTCAAGAAAACACATGAAAATTAGCAATTCTTATCCTAGTGTAACTACTCTTTTTACTTCAGGAAACCTATTAACTCTATCATGCTTATGGATAGTTGGCAGTAGGATAAAACTTCCAGTAATAATTTACTGCCATATGTCTGGTTCACGAGTCTTTGAAAAGATCGACCCAAGGATTTTTTTCAGAGTGTGATCAATCAGTTTTATTGCATGCCTTTGAAACTTTCACTCCTATATAAGATGCCCAGCTTAGTTTGTAGATACACGCATCCATCATTCTACATACCAAGCTTAGTTTCCTCAACATCACTCCTCAACAAAAGCTTAGTTCACTCAACATCACGCCTCAACAAAAGCTACCGAGTACTGAGAGATGAATCATCAAATGTTGTTCTTAGAAATCATTGTCAAGTTAATGATCTTGTTGTCCGTTTTCGCTCATGGAACTGCTGCCGGTCTGAATTTCGTTGTTGGTGGCGAATCGGGTTGGGACCTCGACTCTGATTTGGAAACTTGGAGTGCTTCCCAGACTTTCAGTGTGGGAGATACTCTCGGTATGTGTTTTGAATTGTCTAGTTAATGATTGAGTTTATTTACTTTTAACTGTTCAAGAATTGTTGAAACTGAAACTGACTCTTCCTTAATTACAAACAGAGTTTGTGATTCTGCCCAGCCACTCCATGCTTGAAGTGAACGAGATTTCGTACCGTTCATGTAACACTGATAATCCCATCAGCTTTTCTAACTCTCCATCGACAACTGTGTCACTCACATCTTTAGGTGCTAGGTACCTTAGGAATGAAAGTAAAGATTGTTGTTGATGAGATCGGATCAAGACCACCATCACCAATTGGCCATCCTAGTCATATTccgctaccaccaccaccaccttcgccTATTGTTAGTTCTCCACCGCCTCCGGTTCCTCACTCTTCTGCTGCCAACAAGAAGAACATAATATTGATTACTTGGGTAATCATTTTCTTCTGTGGTTAATTTGGTGGTTATGATGATTATGGTATGGAGTTATTTACTTTATTGTGTATGCTTTTATGTTGTGGTGTAGTGTTACTCATCTATGAAAGGAAAATGTTATGGTTTTATATTTTCTAGctatatattttttgtttccttgttcaatattattattttaatcacCATAAACAATGATCCAAATACCCATGATTACTGTGTCACAGAATAATTAAACATCAACAATCAACCACATACAGTATTAAAACTAATCGGCTTCCTAATAATTTCAACAATACATACCGTATTATGTTTATCTGCCATCTCTCTCAAGACTTCAGCGATAACCTAACCCTGATATGTGTGAAGAAAAGATTTGTCTGGAAAACTTGAGTTGTTGGCCAAATTCCAAGTTCCTAACCGTGATGCTGCTACAGTTGTCGATATTGAAGATTAAAGGTGTCCAATTCTTTCTAAGTTGTTATTCTCACTGAACCAAGGTTTACGCCGGCAAATATGGGTACTGTGAGTGATAGATTTGGTGGGTCTCGTTGAAGGGTTAAGACAGGATGTGCAGTTGTGACGGAGTTCGTGTTCAAATTTGTAGGAAGTTTGGGTGAAATTTGATGCCGAGAGAACAACTAAGAAGAAAAGCTTTGCTGTGTATTGGATGACTGAGATTTTACAGGTTTCAGTACTTAAGGTATACTTTTTAATCTCATATCAATTTTCGAGATGGATTTTTCATCTACATCGGATAGGAATGTATAAACAGATATTTTATTGATTCATTCATTGCCTGTTTATGTTAAAGAATTGATTGTTGTTGGTGTTGCTGGTGCCTTTGCTAAAACCACTACCCCATTGGAACGCATTCTCTTGCAGGTAATTATGTCGATTAAGATTTTGTGTAATTGttgattttaaaaaaaatgtgattttttattaatttttggggattttataGACTAGAAAAGAAGGGTTTCATTCAATTGCTGTGTATCAATCTATGGAGAAGTTATTGAAGCATGAGAGTGTCTTTGAATTCTTTGAGTAGGTCATAATGTGCTGCACTGCTgtatgaattcttttgtggtttCTTTACATTGTTTTTTGCCGGAAAGTGAAGTTTTTAATTCAAAGGATTCCTTGTTTGTGGTCTAAATCACATGAAACAGTGCTAGCGTTTTTCGGGTTGTTTTGTGGTCTAAATCACATGAAACAGTGCTAGCGTTTTCGGGTAGTTTCGTATTCAACATTACATTTCATGACATTATATAAATATCGATGTTGGATCTTGAATAACTATCCTGCAATGGGTACAGGTCCTGTTGTTGATCTTTTAGCGGGCCATAGCCGGTGGAACTGCCGTTTTGTTTGCTTACCCCTAGATTTTAGCTCGAACTTGCTTATTAGGTAACCACGACTAAAAACTAGTGTCTTTGCAACATATAATGTTTACCATAATCTTTTTCTTCGTACTTTTGTAGGTTACGAGTCCTAAAGGGAGTATAGGGCATGGTTTGCATAGTTTACATTCTCTGCCTGATCATTGTGGGTTAAAAGATGTCTTTAAGAGTGTATACAGGGAAGGTTGGAACGAGTGTGCTGTACCGAGGTGTAGGTATGTGTATAACCATTTTTCTGATACTGAGTTAAGTTTCAGCTGTTTATTCTGCAAATTTTCCGCTAAACATGGAAAGAAATTAGGTAGAAGTGGCAATACCTATTGTTTGAGCATGTATCTTCCATGTATTTGTCACAATTATTATTCTTCAATGGATGAGGGGACTCCTTGTTGCCTTAACAATTTAACATGTAACAGCATAGCAGTGTTAATGATGTGAAATCTCGGTAAGTATTTTTGTAAAATGGTAAGTGAATAACGATATTACTTCACTAACAGGTCCTACACTTGTTGGAATCCACCCTTATGCTGTTTTGAAGTTTTACATACATGAGGAACCCAATAGACGGGTCCTTGAAGAGCACCAGAATTCTGTTATGTTGTGCCTATCTTTTGGGGATTTAACTGGGTTGTTTGGACAAACATTTACATGCCCATTAAATGTCGCTAGGAGATGATGCAGGTAACTCTTTTTGTGAGTCCACAAATTCTGTAAGTTAGTTGCTAAATCTTTGAATTAGCTTGGGAAAGTAGGAGTTTGTAAGCTCTTGCCTTGGTTATTTCAGGTTCAGAGTCTGCAACAAGGTGGTCCTGGATACAGGATCCTGACTCAACTACGTTGTCCGCAACTAGGTCCCAAGCATTTTAAGATATTTTACAGCAGGGAATTTTCAGTCCTAGTGATATTGAAGTATGCTTTGATAACTTTCCCTACTATCTGAGGTAAACTACTTTTAATTGTTGCCTACTTGGTGGCTGTCTCTTGATTGCTGCTTtactatatacatatatatatatacatatatatatatagtcgaACTCTTTTTTGTTTGCGTTGTTGGTTGGGTGGTATGAAAAATTTGGTTGTACCCGTCCCGACTCTTTTTCATTATGATCATGATGGTTTAGTTTTTACGTTTACATTCTGAAGTGTACAGACTTTATTTTACATCATGTAGTTAGGGAGGCTCTAGTTCATAACTCTCATCACCAGCCTTCTGGAATAGAGAGTTTAAAACGCAGCATATGTTCTTTATGAAACCAGCACTAAACATTCCCTTAGTGTGAAGttagatttaatcatgaaaataagaaATCTAGTTAGTGTGAAGTTAGATACGATCCTGTTGCTTTACTGCAACGTCGTCAAAAAGGATTAAGCATGTAGCATACAAACATCTTGGGAGAGATCTTTCAAAACCATAACTAGGGTTTCTCATatattctttatttttggaattatgagaaagaggaaatcaagagatAGCAAATCTTCTAATGATCGTGTTAGATACGATGAGGATCAGATTTCCTTACAGAATAGAAGACAAGCAT includes the following:
- the LOC113289025 gene encoding DNA-directed RNA polymerase II subunit 1; translation: MDMRFPFSPAEVAKVRMVQFGILSPDEIRQMSVVQIEHSETTERGKPKPGGLSDTRLGTIDRKMKCETCTANMAECPGHFGHLELAKPMFHIGFMKIVLSIMRCVCFNCSKILADEEDHKFKQSQRIKNPKHRLRKVLDACKNKTKCDGGDEIDVQDEDLEKPVKKSRGGCGAQQPKLTIEGMKMIAEYKIQRKKTDDPEQLPEPVERKQQLTAERVLSVLKRISDEDCILLGLNPKYARPDWMILQVLPIPPPPVRPSVMMDTSARSEDDLTHQLAMIIRHNENLRKQERNGAPAHIISEFAQLLQFHIATYFDNELPGQPRATQRSGRPIKSICSRLKAKEGRIRGNLMGKRVDFSARTVITPDPTINIDELGVPWSIALNLTYPETVTPYNIERLKELVEYGPHPPVGKTGAKYIIREDGQRLDLRYLKKSSDHHLELGYKVERHLNDGDFVLFNRQPSLHKMSIMGHRIKIMPYSTFRLNLSVTSPYNADFDGDEMNMHVPQSFETRAEVLELMMVPKCIVSPQSNRPVMGIVQDTLLGCRKITKRDTFIEKDVFMNILMWWEDFDGKVPAPTILKPRPLWTGKQVFNLIIPKQINLLRTSAWHSENETGFITPGDTQVRIERGELLTGTLCKKALGTSTGSLIHVIWEEVGPDAARKFLGHTQWLVNYWLLQNGFSIGIGDTIADASTMEKINDTISKAKNEVKDLIRMAQEKSLEPEPGRTMMESFENRVNQVLNKARDDAGSSAQKSLSESNNLKAMVTAGSKGSFINISQMTACVGQQNVEGKRIPYGFIDRTLPHFTKDDYGPESRGFVENSYLRGLTPQEFFFHAMGGREGLIDTAVKTSETGYIQRRLVKAMEDIMVKYDGTVRNSLGDVIQFLYGEDGMDAVWIESQKLDSLKMKKPEFDKVYRFEFDDDNWTPNYMQSDYVEDLKNIREFRHVFDAEVKKLADDRLQLGTEITTTGDNSWPMPVNLRRLIWNTQKTFKVDPRRPSDMHPMEIVEAIDKLQERLKVVPGDDSMSMEAQKNATLFFNILLRSTFASKRVLKEHHLTREAFDWVIGEVESRFLRSLVAPGEMIGCVAAQSIGEPATQMTLNTFHYAGVSAKNVTLGVPRLREIINVAKKIKTPSLSVYLKPEVNKTKERAKNVQCALEYTTLRSVTQATEVWYDPDPMGTIIEEDIDFVKSYYEMPDEEVAPEKISPWLLRIELNREMMVDKKLSMADIAEKINLEFDDDLTCIFNDDNAEKLILRIRIMNDEAPKGESLDESAEDDVFLKKIESNMLTEMALRGIPDINKVFIKSGKVNRFDEDEGFKPEVEWMLDTEGVNLLAVMCHEDVDATRTTSNHLIEVIEVLGIEAVRRSLLDELRVVISFDGSYVNYRHLAILCDTMTYRGHLMAITRHGINRNDTGPMMRCSFEETVDILLDAAVYAETDHLRGVTENIMLGQLAPIGTGDCSLYLNDQMLQQAIELQLPSYMEGLDFGMTPSRSPIMGTPYHEGMMSPNYLLSPNARSSPISDAQFSPYVGGMAFSPTLSPGYSPSSPGYSPSSPGYSPTSPGYSPTSPGYSPTSPGYSPTSPTYSPSSPGYSPTSPAYSPTSPSYSPTSPSYSPTSPSYSPTSPSYSPTSPSYSPTSPSYSPTSPAYSPTSPVYSPTSPSYSPTSPSYSPTSPSYSPTSPSYSPTSPSYSPTSPAYSPTSPGYSPTSPSYSPTSPSYSPTSPSYHPSSAKYSPSLAYSPSSPRISPSSPYSHTSPNYSPTSPSYSPTSPSYSPPSPTYSPSSPGANPDYSPSSPQFSPSAGYSPTAPGYSPSSTSQLTPETSNKDDGSTR